In one window of Streptomyces showdoensis DNA:
- a CDS encoding SPFH domain-containing protein → MADITRRAGWRHLRSAPTAHIRHHRGGRIVHDGAGLSFWFRALSAALSEVPVDDRELAMAFHARTADFQDVSVQSTVTYRIADPGAAATRLDFSVDPDTGVWRGTPLEQIAGLLTESAQQHALDVLARIPLAEALVDGVTAVRERMAAGLAAEPRLPDTGIEVVAVRVVALRPEPEVERALRTPAREQIQQEADRATYERRAVAVERERAIAENELASKIELARQEERLVDQRGINARREAEESAAADAVRAEAEAARTVRLARAEAEAAREVGAARAEAQTAWLRAHADVPAATLHALAATRAAEQLPRIEHLTLSPDVLTGLLARLGGGAGA, encoded by the coding sequence ATGGCCGACATCACCCGGCGGGCCGGCTGGCGCCATCTGCGCTCCGCGCCCACCGCCCACATCCGCCACCACCGCGGCGGCCGGATCGTCCACGACGGGGCGGGACTCAGCTTCTGGTTCCGCGCGCTCTCCGCGGCCCTCTCCGAGGTGCCGGTGGACGACCGCGAACTCGCGATGGCCTTCCACGCCCGCACGGCCGACTTCCAGGACGTGAGCGTCCAGTCCACCGTCACGTACCGGATCGCCGACCCCGGCGCCGCCGCCACCCGGCTCGACTTCTCCGTCGACCCGGACACCGGCGTCTGGCGCGGCACCCCGCTGGAGCAGATCGCCGGGCTGCTCACCGAGAGCGCCCAGCAGCACGCCCTGGACGTGCTCGCCCGCATCCCGCTGGCCGAGGCACTGGTCGACGGGGTCACGGCGGTACGGGAGCGGATGGCGGCCGGACTGGCCGCCGAACCGCGGCTCCCGGACACCGGCATCGAGGTGGTGGCCGTCAGGGTGGTGGCCCTGCGCCCGGAGCCCGAGGTCGAGCGCGCGCTGCGCACCCCGGCCCGCGAGCAGATCCAGCAGGAGGCCGACCGGGCCACCTACGAGCGGCGGGCCGTCGCCGTGGAGCGCGAGCGGGCCATCGCCGAGAACGAGCTGGCCAGCAAGATCGAGCTGGCCCGGCAGGAGGAGCGGCTGGTCGACCAGCGGGGCATCAACGCGCGGCGCGAGGCGGAGGAGAGCGCCGCCGCCGACGCCGTACGGGCCGAGGCCGAGGCGGCCCGCACCGTCCGGCTGGCCCGGGCGGAGGCGGAGGCCGCGCGCGAGGTCGGCGCGGCGCGCGCCGAGGCGCAGACCGCCTGGCTGCGGGCGCACGCGGACGTCCCGGCGGCGACGCTGCACGCCCTCGCCGCGACCCGGGCGGCCGAGCAGCTGCCCCGGATCGAGCACCTCACGCTGTCGCCGGACGTCCTCACCGGGCTGCTCGCCCGGCTGGGCGGAGGTGCGGGCGCGTGA
- a CDS encoding BlaI/MecI/CopY family transcriptional regulator: protein MPGETELTSAYSSKVAEDLERNVAEQERIRAELARLTAELDGLMHDHGVLLNLQQALQAGAQGAGRQVPRQKAGKAAKDGKSSGAGKVTLVELIRHYLATSSTPCSATEVTTALSERHRDRHIQTTVVRTSLENLVAKGHAHRSKQGSSVFYTAAAPAR from the coding sequence ATGCCGGGAGAAACGGAACTCACGTCCGCTTACAGCAGCAAGGTCGCCGAGGATCTCGAGCGCAATGTGGCGGAACAGGAGCGCATCCGCGCCGAGCTGGCCCGCCTGACGGCGGAACTCGACGGCCTGATGCACGACCACGGCGTTCTGCTCAACCTTCAGCAGGCCCTTCAGGCGGGCGCCCAGGGCGCCGGCCGCCAGGTTCCCCGGCAGAAGGCCGGGAAGGCCGCGAAGGACGGAAAGAGTTCCGGGGCCGGAAAGGTCACGCTCGTCGAGCTGATCCGCCATTACCTGGCCACGAGCAGCACGCCCTGTTCCGCGACCGAGGTGACGACCGCGCTCAGCGAGCGGCACCGCGACCGGCACATCCAGACCACCGTCGTGCGCACGTCCCTGGAGAACCTCGTCGCCAAGGGGCACGCCCACCGCAGCAAGCAGGGGTCCTCCGTCTTCTACACCGCGGCGGCGCCCGCGCGGTGA
- a CDS encoding DUF309 domain-containing protein, which translates to MDRDRDGDGRARSARPRDGLGRPLPYGATGVARQPEGVVRAPGETVREAQRLLDAGMPFHAHEVFEDAWKSGPGRERDLWQGLAQLAVGLTHAARGNATGGARLLRRGAERVAGYADGPGAVTYGLDVAGVVAWGRELAARVETAGAPVPDAAAEAPRLLPLSG; encoded by the coding sequence ATGGACAGGGATCGGGACGGGGACGGGCGGGCGCGGAGCGCCCGGCCGCGGGACGGGCTCGGGCGGCCGTTGCCGTACGGGGCCACCGGGGTGGCGCGGCAGCCGGAGGGGGTCGTGCGGGCGCCGGGCGAGACGGTGCGGGAGGCGCAGCGGCTGCTGGACGCCGGGATGCCGTTCCACGCGCACGAGGTGTTCGAGGACGCCTGGAAGTCGGGTCCGGGCCGGGAGCGGGATCTGTGGCAGGGGCTCGCCCAGCTCGCGGTGGGGCTGACGCACGCGGCGCGCGGCAACGCGACCGGGGGCGCGCGGCTGCTGCGACGCGGGGCGGAGCGGGTCGCCGGGTACGCGGACGGCCCCGGGGCCGTGACGTACGGACTCGACGTCGCCGGGGTGGTGGCGTGGGGCCGGGAGCTGGCCGCCCGGGTGGAGACGGCCGGCGCCCCGGTGCCGGACGCCGCGGCGGAGGCGCCGCGGCTGCTGCCGCTCAGCGGGTGA
- a CDS encoding cytochrome P450, which yields MDPTPDQGQAQRERHAVLDALQRDPYPLYARARRAEGLTFVPALDAWLVARDADIREVLLRPQDFSSAQALRPDVLPSPAALAVLAKGFAARPTVVSTDGPAHRRHRAPLNSGLSAARTAALTPYIRREADALAAAFADTLAAHGRADLMAHYARRLPGAVIGRLLGLDPADVPAAVHGSYSAERLLFRPLPEEEQVAAAEDVLGLQQLLDGYARDRRARPRDDLISTMVGALAPDAGLGPGPRELTPDQRCELVSNLQNLLIAGHLTTTALIGGTVLHLLRHPDQWRLLRTRPELVPAAVEEAARYDTAVQGFRRTTTRPVVLAGTELPAGATVFVAYGAGNRDPARHREPDAFDITRPHPQPRHLAFGHGPHGCPGSQLARLQLRSTLEALTRRLPELRLADGPPPVMRPTLIHRSPEELLLTR from the coding sequence GTGGACCCGACCCCCGACCAGGGCCAGGCCCAGCGGGAACGGCACGCCGTGCTCGACGCGCTCCAGCGCGACCCGTACCCCCTCTACGCCCGGGCCCGGCGCGCCGAGGGCCTGACCTTCGTGCCCGCCCTCGACGCCTGGCTGGTGGCGCGCGACGCCGACATCCGGGAGGTGCTGCTGCGGCCGCAGGACTTCTCGTCGGCGCAGGCGCTGCGCCCGGACGTGCTGCCCTCGCCCGCCGCGCTCGCGGTGCTCGCGAAGGGCTTCGCGGCCCGGCCGACCGTCGTCTCCACGGACGGCCCGGCCCACCGCCGCCACCGCGCGCCGCTCAACAGCGGCCTGTCGGCCGCCCGTACGGCCGCCCTCACCCCGTACATCCGCCGAGAGGCGGACGCCCTCGCGGCCGCCTTCGCCGACACCCTCGCCGCACACGGCCGGGCCGACCTCATGGCCCACTACGCGCGCCGCCTGCCCGGCGCCGTCATCGGCAGGCTGCTCGGCCTCGATCCGGCCGACGTGCCCGCCGCCGTGCACGGCTCGTACAGCGCGGAACGACTGCTCTTCCGGCCGCTCCCGGAGGAGGAACAGGTCGCCGCGGCCGAGGACGTCCTCGGCCTCCAGCAGCTCCTCGACGGCTACGCCCGCGACCGGCGGGCCCGGCCCCGGGACGACCTCATCAGCACCATGGTCGGCGCGTTGGCGCCCGACGCGGGGCTCGGCCCGGGACCGCGCGAGCTCACCCCCGACCAGCGCTGCGAACTCGTCTCCAACCTGCAGAACCTGCTCATCGCGGGCCACCTCACCACCACCGCGCTGATCGGCGGGACGGTCCTCCACCTCCTGCGCCACCCCGACCAGTGGCGGCTGCTGCGCACCCGGCCCGAGCTCGTGCCCGCCGCCGTCGAGGAGGCCGCCCGCTACGACACGGCCGTCCAGGGCTTCCGCCGCACCACCACCCGCCCCGTCGTCCTGGCCGGCACCGAACTGCCCGCCGGGGCGACCGTCTTCGTCGCGTACGGCGCCGGGAACCGGGACCCGGCCCGCCACCGGGAACCCGACGCCTTCGACATCACCCGCCCCCACCCGCAGCCCCGCCACCTCGCCTTCGGCCACGGCCCGCACGGCTGCCCGGGATCCCAGCTGGCCCGCCTCCAACTCCGCTCCACCCTGGAGGCGTTGACCCGTCGACTGCCCGAACTCCGCCTGGCCGACGGCCCTCCGCCGGTGATGCGGCCGACCCTCATCCACCGCTCGCCCGAGGAGCTGCTCCTCACCCGCTGA
- a CDS encoding GNAT family N-acetyltransferase codes for MTLQISRASLQDWALVRDWAADEGWNPGVSDAPAFFAQDPEGFFLGRIDGEPVSAISVVNYDDSYSFLGFYLVRPDRRGLGHGLATWRAALAHAGGRTVGLDGVPAQQDNYRRSGFAPAYRTARFVGEVPAPEGAVAGVVPVDRVEPAALAAYDATCHPAERPRFLAAWLATPGHRALVRLTDGRVTGYGVVRPAEQEARIGPLFADTPADAAALLDALAAEARSFGSERIAVDVPEANPAAARLAGERGLEPTFETARMYTGPIRPVARDRVFGVTTLELG; via the coding sequence ATGACCCTGCAGATCTCCCGGGCCTCGCTCCAGGACTGGGCGCTGGTGCGCGACTGGGCGGCCGACGAGGGGTGGAACCCCGGGGTGTCCGACGCTCCCGCCTTCTTCGCGCAGGACCCGGAGGGGTTCTTCCTGGGGCGGATCGACGGGGAGCCGGTCTCGGCGATCTCGGTCGTCAACTACGACGACTCCTATTCCTTCCTGGGGTTCTACCTGGTCCGTCCCGACCGGCGCGGTCTCGGCCACGGCCTGGCGACCTGGCGGGCCGCGCTCGCGCACGCGGGCGGGCGGACCGTCGGGCTCGACGGGGTGCCGGCCCAGCAGGACAACTACCGCCGGTCCGGCTTCGCCCCCGCCTACCGGACCGCCCGCTTCGTGGGCGAAGTCCCCGCGCCCGAGGGGGCGGTGGCCGGGGTGGTGCCCGTGGACCGGGTGGAGCCGGCCGCCCTCGCCGCGTACGACGCCACCTGCCACCCGGCCGAGCGCCCGCGCTTCCTGGCCGCCTGGCTCGCGACGCCGGGCCACCGCGCGCTGGTCCGGCTGACCGACGGGCGCGTCACGGGCTACGGCGTGGTCCGGCCCGCCGAGCAGGAGGCCCGGATCGGGCCCCTCTTCGCCGACACCCCCGCCGACGCGGCGGCGCTCCTGGACGCCCTCGCGGCGGAGGCCCGTTCGTTCGGTTCGGAGCGGATCGCCGTCGACGTGCCGGAGGCCAATCCGGCGGCGGCCCGGCTCGCCGGGGAGCGGGGCCTGGAGCCGACCTTCGAGACGGCCCGGATGTACACGGGGCCGATCCGCCCGGTCGCACGGGACCGGGTGTTCGGGGTCACCACCCTCGAACTCGGCTGA
- a CDS encoding DMT family transporter: MNPAAGTAVAILLSLVSAAGYALAAVAQSRLASASAGGPGALRRLLARPQWWWAVGLNAAGALAHVAALHYGPLTLVQPLGALTLVAALPIGAYGAHRRVTRAEWRGAMWTLVGLVGLVAVTGPAAPGEALNLREALVVTAATMLLIGLLASRSRAHEGTASRRRGLGHATASGMASGVGSALTQTLTSALARDLPGGPAGWWQTALLAVLIAAFAVGGLLLSQAAYRGGLAAPLAVVNLSNPAAAAVIGVALLGETFRAGAWGWVVAAAASLVAARGVVLLTTGLGTETGPGTATDATGGPGPVPPTRSASTPREAGLATDLPATPVPVPVPVTTPVSVPVTTPVPVPVPEPVR, from the coding sequence ATGAACCCCGCCGCCGGGACCGCCGTCGCGATCCTCCTCTCGCTCGTCTCCGCCGCCGGGTACGCCCTGGCCGCCGTCGCCCAGTCGCGGCTCGCCTCCGCCTCCGCCGGCGGCCCCGGCGCGCTGCGCCGGCTGCTCGCCCGCCCCCAGTGGTGGTGGGCGGTCGGCCTGAACGCCGCCGGCGCCCTCGCCCACGTGGCCGCGCTGCACTACGGGCCGCTCACCCTGGTCCAGCCGCTGGGCGCCCTGACGCTCGTCGCCGCCCTGCCGATCGGCGCGTACGGCGCGCACCGGCGGGTCACCCGCGCGGAGTGGCGCGGGGCGATGTGGACCCTGGTGGGCCTGGTGGGCCTGGTGGCCGTGACCGGGCCCGCCGCCCCCGGCGAGGCGCTGAACCTGCGCGAGGCCCTCGTCGTCACGGCGGCCACGATGCTCCTCATCGGACTGCTCGCCTCCCGCTCGCGCGCCCACGAGGGGACCGCCTCGCGGCGGCGGGGCCTGGGCCACGCCACCGCGTCCGGGATGGCCTCCGGGGTGGGCTCGGCCCTCACCCAGACCCTGACCTCGGCGCTCGCCCGCGACCTGCCCGGCGGGCCGGCCGGCTGGTGGCAGACGGCGCTGCTCGCGGTGCTGATCGCCGCGTTCGCGGTGGGCGGGCTGCTGCTGTCCCAGGCCGCCTACCGGGGCGGGCTCGCCGCGCCGCTCGCGGTCGTCAACCTCTCCAACCCGGCCGCCGCCGCCGTCATCGGCGTCGCCCTGCTGGGCGAGACCTTCCGCGCGGGCGCCTGGGGCTGGGTGGTCGCCGCCGCCGCGTCGCTGGTGGCGGCCCGCGGTGTCGTCCTCCTGACGACGGGCCTGGGGACGGAGACCGGCCCCGGGACGGCGACGGACGCGACCGGTGGCCCGGGCCCCGTGCCGCCCACCCGCAGCGCGTCCACCCCGCGCGAAGCCGGCCTCGCGACCGACCTCCCGGCCACGCCCGTACCCGTACCCGTTCCCGTGACCACGCCCGTATCCGTACCCGTGACCACGCCCGTACCCGTACCCGTACCGGAGCCTGTCCGCTGA
- a CDS encoding TetR/AcrR family transcriptional regulator, protein MSTQAATAAAARRGKLTPERETELYEAVICLLREGGYDSVTMEGVAARTKCGKATLYRQWGTKPRLVTAALDKRRCAVFTGIDTGSLVGDLREAAGVAASRRDRDAELMEAVSQAYIQHPDLRAALRETVIEPEVAALDAMLRRAVERGEIEADNPAIGFVAPSFLGMLRIERLFEDRFADPDTLRLFVDAVLLPALRVRSAPGDPSEV, encoded by the coding sequence ATGTCCACGCAGGCCGCGACCGCCGCCGCCGCGAGGCGGGGCAAGCTCACTCCCGAGCGGGAGACGGAGCTCTACGAGGCCGTCATCTGCCTGCTCCGCGAGGGCGGCTACGACTCCGTCACCATGGAGGGGGTCGCGGCCCGCACCAAGTGCGGCAAGGCCACGCTCTACCGTCAGTGGGGCACCAAGCCCCGGCTCGTCACCGCCGCCCTCGACAAGCGCCGCTGCGCCGTCTTCACCGGCATCGACACCGGCTCCCTCGTGGGCGACCTGCGGGAGGCCGCGGGCGTCGCCGCCTCCCGCCGCGACCGCGACGCGGAGCTGATGGAGGCCGTCAGCCAGGCCTACATCCAGCACCCCGACCTGCGCGCGGCCCTGCGCGAGACCGTCATCGAGCCGGAGGTCGCCGCCCTCGACGCGATGCTGCGGCGGGCCGTCGAACGCGGCGAGATCGAGGCGGACAACCCCGCCATCGGCTTCGTCGCCCCCAGTTTCCTCGGCATGCTCCGCATCGAGCGCCTCTTCGAGGACCGCTTCGCCGACCCGGACACCCTGCGCCTCTTCGTGGACGCGGTCCTGCTGCCGGCCCTCCGGGTGCGGTCCGCGCCCGGCGACCCGTCCGAGGTGTGA
- a CDS encoding phosphatase PAP2 family protein, which translates to MAATPRPPLVRELLLVTALFLVYKFGRLFANGHETRAFHNADRVWDFERAVHLPGEGTIQQLLLHGEGLVRAANTYYAAVHFPATLAFLAWLYWRRPAHYVWSRRVLALLTAAALALHLLLPLAPPRMLAESGLIDTARIYGPSVYGATPEADSMANQFAAMPSLHFGWALMLAIGLIAATSSRWRVLWLLHPLLTLLVIVGTANHYWFDALAAAVLLALALLAVPAPGRAAGPSPLAPLTPVTAGALR; encoded by the coding sequence ATGGCGGCTACCCCCAGACCGCCCCTCGTGCGCGAGCTGCTGCTCGTCACGGCGCTCTTCCTCGTCTACAAGTTCGGCCGGCTCTTCGCGAACGGGCACGAGACCCGCGCCTTCCACAACGCCGACCGGGTGTGGGACTTCGAGCGCGCGGTGCACCTCCCGGGCGAGGGAACGATCCAGCAGCTGCTGCTGCACGGCGAGGGCCTGGTCCGGGCCGCCAACACGTACTACGCGGCCGTGCACTTCCCGGCCACCCTCGCCTTCCTGGCCTGGCTCTACTGGCGCCGGCCCGCCCACTACGTCTGGTCGCGCCGGGTCCTCGCCCTGCTGACCGCCGCCGCGCTCGCCCTGCACCTGCTGCTGCCGCTCGCGCCGCCGCGCATGCTCGCCGAGAGCGGCCTGATCGACACCGCCCGGATCTACGGGCCCTCCGTGTACGGCGCGACGCCCGAGGCCGACTCGATGGCGAACCAGTTCGCCGCGATGCCCTCCCTGCACTTCGGCTGGGCGCTGATGCTCGCGATCGGGCTGATCGCCGCGACCTCCTCGCGGTGGCGCGTGCTGTGGCTGCTGCACCCGCTGCTCACCCTGCTCGTGATCGTCGGCACCGCCAACCACTACTGGTTCGACGCCCTCGCCGCCGCCGTCCTGCTCGCGCTCGCGCTGCTCGCCGTGCCCGCGCCCGGCCGGGCGGCCGGACCGAGCCCCCTCGCCCCGCTCACCCCCGTCACCGCCGGAGCCCTGCGATGA
- a CDS encoding S8 family serine peptidase gives MAALPSAPVDKVIVTYKSSSAEAGSNTAAKTDAADKAAETGEKLSFERRLAGGAALVDLGGSATKQDVAEVMAAFRADPQVASVEPDIRAYAMAVTPNDTDYAKQWDLFEPTGGMNVPTAWDKTTGSGVTVAVIDTGYAAHSDLATNVVSGYDFISTSADARDGNGRDADSKDEGDWNATDGECGTGSKASNSSWHGTHVAGTIAAVTNNTKGIAGIAYNAKIQPVRVLGKCGGSSSDIADAITWASGGTVPGVPANPTPAKVINMSLGGASATCPSVYQNAINGAVSRGTTVVVAAGNSNADASGFTPANCSGVITVASTSREGNRSFYSNYGSIVDVAAPGGETRRATDTPGTVTTPENGIYSTLNSGTTVQSAENYKPYQGTSMAAPHIAGLAALLKSAKSTLTPAQIESAIKTNARPLPGTCTGGCGTGIADAAKTVDAVTTTPPAGTVFTNATDVTIADNATVSSSIAVTGRTGNAPAALKVDVDIKHTWRGDLVIDLVAPDGTVRNLKASSSSDSADNVLATYTVDASSEVANGTWKLQVRDVASGDTGYIDSWSLTF, from the coding sequence ATGGCCGCGCTGCCCAGCGCCCCGGTCGACAAGGTCATCGTGACCTACAAGTCCTCGTCCGCCGAGGCCGGCTCGAACACGGCCGCCAAGACCGACGCGGCCGACAAGGCCGCCGAGACCGGCGAGAAGCTCTCCTTCGAGCGCCGCCTGGCCGGCGGTGCCGCGCTGGTGGACCTGGGCGGTTCCGCCACCAAGCAGGACGTCGCCGAGGTCATGGCCGCCTTCCGCGCCGACCCGCAGGTCGCCTCCGTGGAGCCGGACATCCGCGCGTACGCCATGGCGGTCACGCCGAACGACACCGACTACGCGAAGCAGTGGGACCTCTTCGAGCCCACCGGCGGCATGAACGTGCCCACCGCCTGGGACAAGACGACCGGCTCGGGCGTCACCGTCGCCGTCATCGACACCGGCTACGCGGCCCACTCGGACCTGGCGACCAACGTCGTCTCGGGTTACGACTTCATCTCCACCTCCGCCGACGCCCGCGACGGCAACGGCCGTGACGCGGACTCGAAGGACGAGGGCGACTGGAACGCCACGGACGGCGAGTGCGGCACCGGCTCCAAGGCCTCCAACTCCTCCTGGCACGGCACCCACGTGGCCGGCACCATCGCCGCGGTGACCAACAACACCAAGGGCATCGCGGGCATCGCGTACAACGCGAAGATCCAGCCCGTGCGCGTCCTCGGCAAGTGCGGCGGCTCCTCCTCGGACATCGCCGACGCGATCACCTGGGCCTCCGGCGGCACCGTGCCGGGCGTCCCGGCCAACCCGACCCCGGCCAAGGTCATCAACATGAGCCTGGGCGGCGCCAGCGCCACCTGCCCGAGCGTCTACCAGAACGCGATCAACGGCGCCGTCTCGCGCGGCACCACCGTCGTCGTCGCCGCGGGCAACAGCAACGCCGACGCGTCCGGCTTCACCCCCGCGAACTGCTCGGGCGTCATCACCGTGGCGTCGACCAGCCGTGAGGGCAACCGGTCCTTCTACTCCAACTACGGTTCCATCGTGGACGTGGCGGCCCCCGGCGGCGAGACCCGCCGCGCGACCGACACCCCCGGCACCGTGACCACGCCCGAGAACGGCATCTACTCCACGCTGAACTCCGGCACCACCGTGCAGTCGGCCGAGAACTACAAGCCCTACCAGGGCACCTCGATGGCCGCCCCGCACATCGCCGGCCTCGCCGCGCTCCTGAAGTCGGCCAAGTCGACGCTGACCCCGGCCCAGATCGAGTCGGCGATCAAGACCAACGCCCGCCCGCTGCCCGGCACCTGCACCGGCGGCTGCGGCACCGGCATCGCGGACGCCGCCAAGACGGTCGACGCGGTCACCACCACCCCGCCGGCCGGCACCGTCTTCACCAACGCGACCGACGTCACCATCGCGGACAACGCCACGGTGAGCTCCTCGATCGCCGTCACCGGCCGCACCGGCAACGCCCCGGCCGCCCTGAAGGTCGACGTGGACATCAAGCACACCTGGCGCGGTGACCTGGTCATCGACCTGGTCGCCCCCGACGGCACCGTGCGCAACCTGAAGGCCTCCTCCTCGTCCGACAGCGCGGACAACGTGCTGGCGACCTACACGGTCGACGCGTCCAGCGAGGTCGCCAACGGCACCTGGAAGCTCCAGGTCCGCGATGTGGCCTCGGGTGACACCGGCTACATCGACTCGTGGAGCCTGACCTTCTAA
- a CDS encoding NAD(+)/NADH kinase: MSLAPRAVLVHRTTEYQELLARHGTHGQAAFFLAGRGRSVEEVHERHERTVRALAEVAAAVPLRWRRARVERADLDRFLFGPEDVVVVVGQDGLVANAAKYLSGQPVVGIDVDPGRNPGVLVRHRPADARRLLPSATGVRTAVDGLTMAEAVTDDGQRLLALNEVYVGAPGHQTARYTLQAPAGPAERQASSGVIVGTGTGATGWLRSLWHQRSSTVPLPAPTAPGLAWSVREAWPSPASGTGRVEGLLGAGDTLRLVVESDRLVAFGDGMEADALELTWGQSVRVGIAEAALRLVG, translated from the coding sequence GTGAGCCTGGCCCCGCGCGCGGTGCTCGTCCACCGCACCACGGAGTACCAGGAGCTGCTCGCCCGGCACGGGACGCACGGGCAGGCCGCGTTCTTCCTGGCCGGGCGGGGCCGCTCCGTCGAGGAGGTGCACGAGCGCCACGAGCGGACCGTCCGGGCGCTCGCCGAGGTGGCCGCCGCCGTGCCGCTGCGGTGGCGGCGGGCCCGGGTCGAGCGGGCCGACCTCGACCGCTTCCTCTTCGGCCCCGAGGACGTGGTCGTGGTGGTCGGGCAGGACGGCCTGGTGGCCAACGCGGCCAAGTACCTGTCCGGCCAGCCGGTGGTGGGGATCGACGTCGACCCGGGGCGCAACCCGGGGGTCCTGGTCCGCCACCGCCCGGCCGACGCCCGCCGGCTGCTGCCGTCCGCCACGGGGGTGCGGACGGCGGTGGACGGCCTCACCATGGCCGAGGCCGTCACGGACGACGGGCAGCGGCTGCTCGCGCTCAACGAGGTGTACGTCGGCGCGCCCGGTCACCAGACCGCGCGCTACACGCTCCAGGCGCCGGCGGGACCGGCCGAGCGGCAGGCCTCCTCGGGCGTCATCGTCGGCACCGGCACGGGCGCGACGGGCTGGCTGCGCTCCCTCTGGCACCAGCGCTCCAGCACCGTACCGCTGCCCGCCCCGACCGCGCCGGGCCTCGCCTGGTCGGTGCGCGAGGCCTGGCCCTCGCCGGCCTCCGGGACGGGGCGGGTGGAGGGGCTGCTCGGGGCCGGGGACACCCTGCGGCTCGTGGTCGAGTCGGACCGGCTGGTGGCGTTCGGGGACGGGATGGAGGCGGATGCCCTGGAGCTGACCTGGGGCCAGTCCGTACGGGTCGGGATCGCGGAGGCGGCACTGCGGCTGGTGGGGTGA
- a CDS encoding DUF488 domain-containing protein: MPDTSSAPRVRVRRIYERPEPDDGLRVLVDRLWPRGLAKADAHVDEWPKALTPSAELRRWYHGPEGEYEEFRRRYARELAEPAAAEALASLRARTEEGPVTLLTAVKDPTGSHTSVLVEALEEHRG; encoded by the coding sequence ATGCCCGACACCTCATCCGCCCCCCGCGTCCGCGTGCGGCGGATCTACGAGCGGCCCGAGCCGGACGACGGACTCCGGGTGCTCGTCGACCGCCTCTGGCCCCGCGGCCTCGCCAAGGCCGACGCCCACGTCGACGAGTGGCCCAAGGCCCTCACCCCCTCCGCCGAACTGCGCCGCTGGTACCACGGCCCGGAAGGGGAGTACGAGGAGTTCCGCCGCCGCTACGCCCGCGAACTCGCCGAACCGGCCGCCGCCGAGGCCCTCGCCTCCCTGCGCGCCCGGACCGAGGAGGGCCCGGTGACCCTGCTGACCGCCGTGAAGGACCCGACGGGGAGCCATACGTCGGTGCTGGTGGAGGCGCTGGAGGAGCACCGGGGCTGA